Proteins co-encoded in one Methylomonas albis genomic window:
- a CDS encoding ribbon-helix-helix protein, CopG family encodes MTTLSIRLPEDMAERLKDIAKVRGISLNKLMFEFSAQALAEDEAKQRFMAARVRGNAKQALKMLDELDAMGL; translated from the coding sequence ATGACTACCTTATCAATTCGTTTACCTGAAGACATGGCGGAAAGACTGAAAGATATTGCCAAAGTCAGAGGCATTAGCCTTAACAAATTGATGTTTGAGTTTTCTGCACAAGCACTGGCGGAAGATGAAGCCAAGCAACGGTTTATGGCTGCACGGGTGCGCGGCAATGCGAAACAGGCTTTGAAAATGCTTGATGAATTGGATGCTATGGGGCTTTAA
- a CDS encoding type II toxin-antitoxin system VapC family toxin — protein sequence MIYMLDTNILIYLIKNKPPGIADRINALDKRDELSMSFLTYAELLKGAERSTRKEQVLAQLRQLMRSIPVSYSVNAELCQHYATQFTLLKTAGTPIGANDLWNACHALAQNATLVTHNLREFERIQGLRLEDWVL from the coding sequence ATGATTTACATGCTGGACACCAATATCCTGATTTATCTGATCAAAAATAAGCCGCCCGGCATTGCAGACCGTATCAACGCACTGGATAAGCGGGATGAATTGAGTATGTCTTTTTTGACCTATGCCGAACTGCTGAAAGGGGCTGAGCGCAGCACCCGGAAAGAGCAAGTATTGGCTCAACTCCGACAATTGATGCGGAGCATACCGGTTAGTTACTCGGTCAACGCAGAGCTATGCCAACATTACGCCACTCAATTCACCTTGCTGAAAACCGCCGGGACGCCAATCGGCGCCAATGACCTCTGGAATGCCTGTCATGCTCTGGCCCAAAATGCCACCTTGGTAACCCATAATTTGCGGGAGTTTGAGCGCATTCAAGGTTTAAGGCTGGAGGATTGGGTGTTGTAA
- a CDS encoding TonB-dependent siderophore receptor: protein MLTITDAVAIKAAETGSNAASTLPAVTVLGQAIYDTTDPYNEDYRLANANTATKTDTPIMETPYSVKAVPKQVMEDQQVVRIEKALENVAGVVQEPSSAGLRDSFNIRGFSTGNDILFYRDGNPVPQNGGNAFSSKRDTANLERIEVLKGPGSLLFGRVEPGGIVNLVTKQPLATPYYSLQQQFGSFDFYRTTIDATGPISKGGDVLYRLNAAYEGAGSFADFVDSDRFFVAPTLKWLIGPRTQLTAEMEYQRFDETPGAVVTALSNGTSAYLPKFSRNLTAREPGWNSNKGDRILAGFNWSHGFNDNWTLSHRFYYTGINADVRDAWLRGFADADGNVSRGYERQLASTDNYFTSMNLSGKFDIWGLKNTLLLGGDYYRSDAKDPFDVRFIPGTFNLFNPAYNTVGFDGIDVNNRVTFGVDNTTSWHGLYFQDQIELPLNVFALGGFRYDQADQFDHLTHAKAGNENRVSPRGGLLWRPIPELSFYGSYTENFGAQNGINGMGGILPAQTAQQWELGTKTELLDGKFSATVAYFDLTKQNMATPDPNNALLMQSIGEAQSRGVELDTSGELLPGWRVIGGYSHLFFANTTRDIGWDGGTGFQGKRMPNAPHNMGSLFSSYEFLDGDLKGFKFGGGITALSERQGNWANGYQIPGYVLVNLMTSYSMKVGKAKLTTQLNIDNLTDNYYFAGSNTGNAVSIGAPRSFLGSVRIEY from the coding sequence TTGTTGACCATTACAGATGCGGTGGCGATAAAGGCGGCGGAAACAGGAAGCAATGCAGCATCGACTTTGCCGGCTGTTACGGTGTTGGGCCAGGCGATCTACGACACCACCGATCCTTACAACGAAGACTACCGGCTAGCCAACGCTAACACGGCCACCAAAACCGATACACCGATTATGGAAACGCCGTATTCGGTCAAGGCGGTGCCGAAACAGGTCATGGAAGATCAGCAAGTGGTCAGGATCGAGAAAGCCTTAGAAAACGTCGCTGGAGTGGTGCAAGAACCCTCGAGCGCGGGTTTACGCGATAGTTTTAATATCCGGGGGTTCTCGACCGGCAACGACATTCTGTTTTACCGCGACGGCAATCCGGTTCCGCAAAACGGCGGCAACGCATTTTCCAGTAAGCGCGATACCGCCAATCTGGAACGAATCGAAGTATTGAAGGGGCCGGGATCGCTGTTGTTCGGCCGGGTCGAACCGGGCGGCATCGTGAATTTGGTTACAAAACAGCCCTTGGCAACCCCGTATTATTCCTTGCAGCAACAATTCGGCTCGTTCGACTTTTACCGGACCACGATCGACGCCACAGGCCCTATTAGCAAAGGCGGCGATGTGTTGTATCGCCTGAACGCCGCCTACGAAGGGGCAGGCTCCTTTGCCGATTTTGTTGATAGCGACCGCTTCTTCGTCGCGCCCACCTTAAAATGGCTTATCGGCCCGCGCACGCAACTGACTGCGGAAATGGAATACCAACGTTTCGATGAAACGCCGGGGGCCGTCGTCACCGCGCTTTCCAATGGCACGTCCGCTTATCTCCCAAAGTTTTCCCGAAATTTGACGGCCAGGGAGCCCGGTTGGAATTCGAATAAAGGTGACCGCATTCTGGCTGGATTCAATTGGTCGCACGGTTTTAACGACAACTGGACGCTATCTCACCGCTTTTATTACACCGGCATTAACGCCGATGTTCGTGACGCTTGGTTAAGAGGGTTCGCTGATGCCGACGGCAATGTATCGCGCGGTTACGAACGCCAGCTGGCCTCGACCGACAACTACTTTACCTCAATGAATTTAAGCGGTAAGTTCGATATTTGGGGTTTGAAAAACACCCTGCTCCTGGGCGGCGATTATTACCGGTCTGACGCCAAGGATCCTTTCGACGTGCGCTTCATTCCGGGCACCTTTAACTTATTTAATCCGGCTTATAACACGGTCGGTTTTGACGGTATCGATGTGAATAATCGGGTCACCTTCGGGGTCGATAACACCACATCCTGGCACGGCTTGTATTTTCAGGACCAAATCGAATTGCCACTTAACGTGTTTGCCTTGGGCGGGTTTCGTTACGACCAAGCCGACCAGTTCGATCATCTGACCCATGCCAAAGCCGGCAACGAAAATCGGGTGAGTCCGCGCGGTGGCCTGCTCTGGCGACCGATTCCGGAATTATCGTTTTACGGCAGTTACACCGAAAACTTCGGCGCTCAAAACGGGATTAACGGCATGGGCGGCATTCTGCCGGCGCAAACCGCGCAGCAGTGGGAACTAGGAACAAAAACCGAACTGCTGGACGGAAAATTTAGCGCCACGGTAGCGTATTTTGATTTGACCAAGCAAAACATGGCGACGCCGGATCCCAATAACGCCTTGTTGATGCAATCGATAGGCGAAGCGCAAAGCCGCGGCGTGGAATTGGATACTTCCGGCGAATTGTTGCCCGGTTGGCGGGTGATCGGCGGCTACAGCCACTTGTTTTTCGCCAATACCACGCGCGACATTGGTTGGGACGGCGGCACGGGCTTTCAGGGCAAACGCATGCCCAACGCGCCGCACAACATGGGCAGTTTGTTCAGTTCTTACGAGTTTCTCGACGGCGATTTGAAAGGCTTTAAATTCGGCGGCGGCATTACCGCTTTGAGCGAGCGCCAGGGTAATTGGGCCAACGGCTACCAAATACCGGGTTATGTGCTGGTCAATCTAATGACTAGTTATTCGATGAAGGTGGGCAAGGCTAAACTAACCACGCAACTGAATATCGATAACCTGACAGACAACTATTACTTTGCCGGCAGCAATACCGGAAACGCTGTTTCAATTGGGGCTCCGCGGTCGTTTTTAGGATCGGTCCGAATCGAGTATTGA
- a CDS encoding transposase: MSNDKKHNRPKYSLEFKQDAARLVLEKGYSQQQAADHLGISLSALGRWARAERKPSPNDSSTKKSGLNLGDHDELIRLRKENEQLRMEREILKKAAVFFAKETE, encoded by the coding sequence ATGAGTAACGACAAAAAACACAATAGACCCAAATACAGCCTGGAATTCAAACAAGATGCCGCTAGATTGGTTCTTGAAAAAGGCTACAGCCAGCAGCAAGCGGCCGATCATTTGGGAATATCGTTAAGTGCCCTGGGGCGTTGGGCACGAGCGGAACGCAAGCCATCGCCCAACGACTCGTCGACTAAAAAGTCTGGCCTGAATCTGGGGGATCATGACGAATTGATACGATTACGCAAGGAAAATGAACAACTGCGAATGGAGCGCGAAATCTTAAAAAAGGCCGCCGTCTTCTTTGCGAAAGAAACCGAATAA
- a CDS encoding antitoxin — protein sequence MYTHPEPSMTALTTRIFKNGNSQAVRIPQEFRLEVSEVQISRNANGDLIIHPLPLDRGAALMSALSAFDGEFADQLERDEQAMMQDRETL from the coding sequence ATGTACACACATCCGGAGCCGTCGATGACCGCCTTAACCACCCGAATTTTTAAAAATGGCAACAGTCAGGCCGTACGCATTCCCCAAGAGTTTCGTTTGGAGGTCAGCGAAGTTCAAATCAGCCGCAATGCCAACGGTGACCTGATCATTCATCCGTTGCCGCTTGATCGGGGCGCCGCGTTAATGTCTGCGCTCTCTGCCTTTGATGGCGAATTTGCCGATCAGTTGGAGCGCGACGAGCAAGCCATGATGCAGGATCGCGAGACCTTATGA
- a CDS encoding RNA polymerase sigma factor has translation MNNLLDILFRRHKKELLAFAERQSNVNIAEDITQEAFLRLMQHPNLAAIENHRAYLFKTAANLSKNAYDHEQVRSRYAPNEAIDLEQLICPLPPLESAIAAQQQIECFLAVLTQLPEVVQHAFILSKLDGLSYPEVAEALGISGKSAQRYVFKAWQHLIQHLGNDFLGDNLTG, from the coding sequence ATGAATAACTTACTGGACATACTATTCCGCAGGCATAAAAAGGAGCTTCTGGCATTCGCTGAACGCCAAAGCAATGTCAATATCGCCGAAGACATTACCCAGGAAGCTTTTTTGCGCTTAATGCAACATCCCAATCTGGCGGCTATCGAAAACCACCGCGCCTATTTATTCAAAACCGCTGCCAATCTAAGCAAGAACGCCTACGACCATGAACAGGTCAGGTCGCGTTACGCGCCAAACGAAGCAATAGATCTGGAGCAACTGATTTGCCCATTACCCCCGCTGGAATCGGCTATCGCCGCACAACAGCAAATTGAGTGCTTTCTAGCCGTTTTGACTCAACTACCGGAAGTCGTGCAGCATGCTTTTATCTTGAGCAAACTGGATGGCTTAAGTTACCCGGAAGTTGCTGAAGCGTTAGGCATTTCCGGCAAATCGGCCCAACGCTATGTGTTCAAAGCTTGGCAACATCTTATACAGCATCTAGGGAATGATTTTTTGGGTGATAATCTGACCGGATAA
- a CDS encoding PepSY-associated TM helix domain-containing protein: MAIKSQSGDARRSWPDYAAVWRWHFYAGLFCLPFFCWLAITGSVYLFRPDIETWLDSPYEALHIDGPRSAPSSEVRSAVAAVPGSTFSRYEPPATVTGAAQVVVARDGRLFRVYIHPGTLQAMNVEQDDHRLMELVSHLHGQLLLGTGGSMLVELAGSWGVVMILTGLYLWWPRGSSGLGGLLYPRLGLRGRLFWRELHAVTGLWVSMVTLFLLLSGMPWSVNWGNYLTWVRNHWAVTAGAPDWPIGGQDQLTPDIVASAAPSSSMPGMSADEMIAMSPAATHEGQPEERLAADLQALDKLIPVATGLRVPPPIWISPPAEGLRDWTISSHIQNRPLRVTYTVAPDSGVVTGTDDFAAKNIVDKVVNVVIAAHEGQLFGRLNQAILLLNAACLMLVTISAVVMWWRRRPGNMLGAPPPAAQPHRSTPFAVAIAALALLLPLFGLSLLLMLAIDRTLLRRLPAVRCWLGLAPREVREPKVR, from the coding sequence ATGGCGATAAAGTCCCAATCCGGCGATGCCCGCCGATCCTGGCCGGACTATGCGGCGGTCTGGCGCTGGCATTTTTACGCCGGGCTGTTCTGTCTGCCATTTTTCTGTTGGCTCGCCATTACGGGTTCCGTTTATCTGTTCCGACCCGATATTGAGACGTGGCTCGATAGCCCCTACGAAGCGCTTCACATCGATGGGCCGCGCTCGGCCCCGTCTAGCGAGGTCCGGTCGGCCGTTGCCGCCGTGCCGGGCTCAACGTTTAGCCGATACGAGCCACCGGCAACAGTCACAGGCGCTGCCCAAGTCGTCGTCGCTAGAGATGGGCGACTTTTCCGGGTCTATATTCACCCAGGCACTCTACAAGCGATGAACGTAGAGCAGGACGACCATCGCCTCATGGAACTCGTCTCTCACCTGCATGGACAGCTACTACTCGGCACTGGAGGGTCGATGCTCGTGGAATTGGCGGGCTCTTGGGGAGTGGTTATGATTCTAACCGGCCTCTACCTCTGGTGGCCGCGCGGAAGCAGTGGGCTGGGCGGGTTACTCTATCCGCGGCTCGGGCTGCGTGGCCGGCTTTTCTGGCGCGAACTCCACGCGGTCACCGGCCTGTGGGTCTCGATGGTGACGCTGTTTTTGCTGTTGAGCGGAATGCCCTGGTCGGTTAATTGGGGAAACTATCTCACTTGGGTGCGTAACCACTGGGCGGTCACGGCTGGAGCGCCCGACTGGCCGATTGGCGGGCAAGATCAGCTTACCCCGGACATCGTGGCATCGGCTGCGCCAAGCAGCAGCATGCCCGGCATGTCTGCCGACGAGATGATCGCAATGTCGCCCGCCGCCACGCACGAAGGTCAACCCGAAGAACGACTGGCCGCAGATTTGCAAGCTCTCGACAAATTAATACCCGTCGCCACAGGCTTGCGCGTACCGCCCCCGATCTGGATCTCACCGCCCGCTGAGGGTCTTCGGGACTGGACGATTTCATCACATATACAGAATCGGCCTTTGCGCGTGACCTACACCGTTGCCCCTGATAGCGGTGTCGTGACCGGAACCGATGACTTTGCTGCTAAGAATATAGTCGACAAGGTGGTAAACGTCGTAATCGCAGCGCACGAAGGGCAGCTATTCGGACGGCTCAACCAGGCCATATTGCTGCTTAATGCTGCGTGTCTGATGCTAGTCACTATCAGCGCTGTGGTGATGTGGTGGCGTCGCAGGCCCGGTAATATGCTCGGAGCACCACCGCCAGCAGCTCAACCGCACCGCTCGACACCCTTCGCCGTCGCAATCGCTGCCCTTGCTCTGTTGCTTCCGCTGTTCGGATTATCGCTGCTGTTGATGCTTGCGATCGATAGAACGCTGCTGCGGCGGCTTCCCGCAGTCCGATGCTGGCTGGGACTTGCACCACGCGAGGTCCGAGAACCGAAGGTCAGGTAA
- a CDS encoding FecR family protein: MKSKSYKLTGTPQEQAGFWVFTQHSDEWTTAAEQQLQDWLAQHDSNRLEYERALKLWQQLDQLKPASFPARQAAQQIRAKRMQRKQLVRKIKDTGLMGLLVLTTIFGLNEYRMTDCYATALGERKSIDLADGSQIILNTDTQLSVKMTDNHRVLSLAKGEVYVSVAHEVDRPFDVIAGNGRIHDIGTRFNVYSANNTTQVTVAEGKVQIIPDSKITGARWLDHVISRSAFWLQLSSTPSNDESPTLVVGQQISYDDQGEVNAPIANAANVIAWRSGRLVFEMAPLEAVLSQVQRYHKISFQYSGEAIKQIRVSASFEIDNLPKILNTLQAALPIKTQQLQDGKIMVSFTRG; encoded by the coding sequence ATGAAATCCAAATCTTACAAACTCACCGGTACGCCGCAGGAACAAGCAGGGTTCTGGGTATTTACTCAACATTCGGACGAGTGGACAACCGCTGCCGAACAGCAGCTACAGGATTGGCTGGCGCAACATGACAGCAACCGCCTGGAATATGAGCGCGCGCTCAAGCTTTGGCAACAGTTGGATCAACTAAAGCCTGCCTCCTTTCCGGCTCGGCAAGCGGCCCAGCAAATTCGGGCAAAGCGCATGCAACGCAAACAACTTGTCCGCAAAATTAAAGACACCGGGTTGATGGGCTTGCTGGTGCTGACCACGATTTTTGGTTTGAATGAATATCGGATGACTGATTGCTATGCCACCGCACTAGGCGAACGCAAGTCGATTGATTTGGCCGATGGCTCGCAAATCATCCTCAACACCGACACCCAACTGTCCGTGAAAATGACTGACAACCATCGGGTGCTTAGTCTGGCAAAAGGCGAAGTTTATGTGAGTGTGGCTCATGAAGTGGACCGGCCCTTCGATGTAATAGCCGGCAATGGCCGTATACATGACATTGGTACCCGCTTTAATGTCTATTCGGCCAACAACACAACACAAGTAACTGTCGCCGAAGGTAAAGTACAGATCATTCCGGACAGCAAAATAACCGGAGCGCGCTGGCTGGATCACGTCATCAGCCGATCGGCATTTTGGCTGCAACTGAGCAGCACACCGAGTAACGACGAAAGCCCTACATTGGTAGTAGGCCAGCAAATTAGCTACGACGACCAAGGCGAAGTCAATGCGCCGATTGCCAATGCCGCCAACGTCATTGCCTGGCGAAGTGGCCGGCTGGTATTTGAGATGGCGCCTTTGGAAGCCGTCTTAAGCCAGGTGCAGCGTTATCACAAAATAAGCTTCCAATACAGCGGCGAAGCAATTAAACAAATTCGCGTATCGGCCAGCTTCGAAATCGACAACCTGCCCAAAATACTCAACACCTTGCAAGCGGCATTGCCGATCAAAACCCAGCAATTGCAAGACGGCAAGATTATGGTTTCGTTTACCAGAGGCTAG
- a CDS encoding TonB-dependent siderophore receptor has protein sequence MLLAKLPHKNYLKKFSISGSAFSVSIDIGSDNSHFLKEIKPMSSTLRISNSGLAPSRLHLAIQGILLASALTVFGPVHAESGNDHASVKRSYHIAGGSLSQALRQFATSSGLLFSAEAKLTDGKTSGGLNGEYTVEEGFRKLLAGSGLTFTFTADDAVAIKTEIPNDTSTKQVTELPEVTVKAYRYLDEETKDITNLPLPVEKVPQSISILNNDFVKSADLKTSGEIAQYTPGALWASFSPSYGNQIWLRGFAANYAIDGVTVGDQITEPDVAMLDRYEMVKGPASVVYGPQSPGGIVNLVSKRANPDTPSYMSMQYGSWDRYRVDGQISKPLNDAGTIRGIGAVAYQNGGSFIDFVQQNKSVVYGGLDFDLAKGMTAYLRASYQRTENTPYNGLPTYSNGVQIPVSRSFFIGGSNLDNVADAMRLNAGWSWDVNNLWNVGLKAIGQDTIHSGGNAYPYNTIANDGSFPIGGEVFNNWNTADYSFAGSATRKLDDFGLTDSSISANLRYQHYRYSIKEGNYNFGTANIFDGDRAVSNAFNALIPGPSGTYQQDQKMDYLTASSQAVIKVASPLTVVGGISVSNPMIDLQVYNGPFKNFDPGTQVNYRGSLIYEPVKGLNLYGSYSQSYQPNLRVDVNQNVLAPIQGEQYEVGVKASPTDQLLLTAALFQIDERNVAVYDSFVNGEALYKAANVRHRGVEVEATGRITDNWQIKAGGAMLDPKMMSDPTNPSSVGQTRTWLPQTTANLFSSYDFENGISIGGGGRYVGSVKTSYDGSTGPLKSYIVFDGFASYTYGPWRLQLNVKNILDEHYAVPSPIFQALWAGVYPGEPRSFGLSLRRDF, from the coding sequence TTGTTATTAGCAAAACTGCCACATAAAAATTATTTAAAAAAATTTTCAATCTCCGGTTCCGCTTTTTCAGTCTCGATTGACATAGGTAGTGACAACAGCCATTTTTTAAAGGAGATAAAACCGATGTCATCGACGCTACGCATCAGCAATTCAGGCTTGGCACCCTCGCGATTGCACCTAGCCATACAAGGCATTCTGCTGGCCTCCGCACTGACCGTGTTTGGTCCCGTCCATGCGGAAAGCGGTAACGACCATGCCAGCGTCAAGCGCAGTTACCATATTGCGGGCGGCTCGTTGAGTCAGGCCTTAAGGCAGTTTGCAACTAGCTCCGGCTTACTATTTTCAGCGGAAGCCAAGTTGACCGATGGCAAAACCTCTGGCGGATTGAACGGCGAGTACACTGTCGAGGAAGGTTTTAGAAAATTGCTGGCTGGCAGCGGGTTGACTTTTACGTTTACAGCGGATGATGCGGTAGCGATCAAGACAGAGATTCCGAACGACACGTCGACGAAGCAAGTAACGGAGCTACCGGAAGTAACCGTCAAAGCTTACCGCTATCTGGATGAGGAAACGAAAGACATCACCAACCTGCCACTGCCTGTCGAGAAGGTACCGCAGTCTATAAGCATATTGAACAATGATTTCGTCAAGTCGGCGGACCTAAAGACCTCGGGTGAGATTGCGCAATACACGCCAGGGGCGCTCTGGGCCAGTTTCAGTCCAAGTTATGGCAACCAGATTTGGTTGCGCGGCTTCGCTGCAAACTATGCCATCGACGGCGTAACGGTCGGCGATCAAATAACCGAACCTGACGTCGCGATGCTGGATCGGTATGAGATGGTGAAGGGACCTGCTTCCGTTGTGTACGGCCCGCAGAGCCCGGGCGGTATCGTTAACCTGGTTTCAAAAAGGGCGAACCCCGACACGCCCAGCTATATGTCCATGCAATATGGGTCATGGGACCGCTACCGGGTCGATGGGCAGATCTCCAAACCCCTCAATGACGCAGGTACGATTCGTGGCATCGGTGCCGTTGCTTATCAAAATGGCGGCAGCTTCATAGATTTCGTGCAACAAAACAAGTCAGTCGTTTACGGCGGACTTGATTTCGATCTGGCCAAAGGCATGACTGCTTACCTCCGGGCAAGCTATCAACGTACGGAGAATACGCCTTATAACGGCCTTCCCACCTACTCGAACGGGGTGCAAATACCGGTTAGTCGTTCTTTTTTTATCGGCGGCTCGAATTTGGACAATGTCGCCGATGCCATGCGCCTTAATGCAGGATGGTCGTGGGATGTGAATAACCTATGGAATGTCGGCCTGAAAGCCATCGGTCAGGACACCATTCACTCGGGGGGAAATGCCTACCCTTACAACACTATTGCCAATGATGGAAGTTTTCCCATTGGAGGGGAGGTTTTCAACAACTGGAATACTGCTGATTACTCGTTTGCAGGCTCCGCGACCCGAAAGCTCGACGACTTCGGCCTGACCGACAGCTCGATATCGGCTAACCTCCGTTACCAGCACTATCGTTATTCCATTAAAGAGGGCAATTATAACTTTGGAACAGCAAACATCTTCGACGGCGACCGAGCGGTCAGCAACGCTTTCAACGCATTAATACCCGGCCCTTCAGGGACATACCAGCAAGATCAGAAGATGGATTATTTAACCGCTTCCTCCCAGGCTGTTATTAAAGTGGCGAGTCCGTTGACCGTTGTTGGCGGCATCTCCGTTTCCAATCCCATGATCGACTTACAGGTCTACAATGGACCTTTTAAGAATTTTGATCCGGGTACTCAGGTAAATTATCGTGGCTCCCTCATCTACGAGCCGGTAAAAGGGCTAAACCTTTATGGCTCTTACAGCCAATCCTATCAACCGAACTTGCGGGTCGACGTCAATCAGAACGTGCTGGCGCCGATACAAGGCGAGCAATATGAAGTCGGAGTAAAGGCCTCTCCAACTGATCAGCTTCTGCTTACTGCAGCCCTGTTCCAAATTGATGAGCGCAATGTTGCGGTGTATGACTCGTTTGTAAACGGCGAGGCTTTGTATAAAGCTGCAAACGTTCGTCACCGCGGCGTCGAAGTTGAGGCAACCGGACGTATAACCGATAACTGGCAGATCAAGGCGGGGGGCGCCATGCTCGATCCCAAGATGATGTCAGATCCCACGAATCCATCGAGCGTCGGGCAGACGAGGACATGGTTGCCGCAGACTACCGCCAACCTGTTTTCGAGCTACGACTTTGAGAACGGCATTTCTATTGGCGGTGGCGGGCGCTACGTCGGCTCGGTCAAGACCTCCTACGACGGCTCTACAGGCCCCCTTAAATCTTATATCGTGTTCGACGGCTTCGCCAGCTATACATACGGCCCATGGCGCCTTCAGTTGAACGTGAAGAACATCCTTGACGAGCATTATGCTGTTCCGTCCCCAATCTTCCAGGCCCTGTGGGCAGGTGTATACCCCGGTGAGCCACGAAGCTTTGGGCTTTCACTGCGTAGGGACTTCTAA
- a CDS encoding IS3 family transposase, whose product MKYGFIREQQKTYPVTVLCRVMQVSTSAYYAWCNSPPDDDKKHQDQQLADSVRQIFTDNKQCFGSRRLADRLQKQGLAVGRFKTRRIMQELKLKVRYPKRFKVTTDSNHSEAISPNRLDRQFKVAQPNQVWTTDITYVWTLQGWLYVAVVIDLFSRQVVGWAIDDHMRTSLCVQALQMAFWRRKPPPGLLHHSDRGSQYASREYRQHLAVMKMEQSMSRKGNCWDNSPTERFFRSLKHEQLNYEKFKTQEAAKLSVIDYLAFYNGRRSHSTLGYQSPIEFERKFSRDAA is encoded by the coding sequence ATAAAGTACGGGTTTATTCGAGAGCAACAGAAGACCTATCCAGTGACCGTGCTGTGTCGAGTGATGCAGGTGAGCACCAGTGCTTATTATGCGTGGTGTAACAGCCCGCCAGACGACGATAAAAAACATCAAGATCAACAGCTTGCCGATAGCGTGCGGCAGATTTTTACCGACAACAAGCAGTGCTTCGGTTCGCGTCGTTTAGCGGATCGATTGCAGAAGCAAGGTTTAGCCGTTGGCCGCTTTAAAACGCGGCGGATCATGCAGGAGTTGAAATTAAAGGTTCGCTATCCCAAACGCTTTAAAGTGACCACGGACAGCAACCACAGTGAGGCCATATCCCCCAATCGGCTAGATCGGCAGTTTAAGGTCGCTCAGCCGAACCAGGTGTGGACGACGGATATTACCTATGTCTGGACGTTACAGGGCTGGCTGTATGTTGCGGTCGTGATCGATCTGTTCTCCCGCCAAGTAGTGGGCTGGGCCATTGATGACCATATGCGGACCTCGCTCTGTGTCCAGGCATTACAAATGGCCTTCTGGCGTCGTAAACCGCCGCCTGGACTGTTGCATCATTCCGACCGTGGCAGCCAGTATGCCAGCCGGGAATATCGGCAACATCTGGCGGTGATGAAGATGGAGCAGAGCATGAGCCGCAAAGGCAATTGTTGGGATAATTCGCCGACGGAACGATTTTTTCGTAGTCTGAAACATGAACAGCTCAACTACGAAAAATTCAAAACCCAAGAGGCGGCGAAACTGAGCGTGATCGATTATTTGGCTTTTTACAATGGCCGTCGATCACACTCAACATTGGGCTATCAATCCCCGATCGAATTCGAGCGGAAGTTTTCAAGAGACGCTGCCTAA
- a CDS encoding sigma-70 family RNA polymerase sigma factor translates to MGRGEDWQCPCPLPERLVQGQLQWLAVERWPHDLPAICQHILCLRRLDGKRHQQIAAESQISERQVEYILYRTGKMLAATSPDTF, encoded by the coding sequence GTGGGCCGCGGCGAGGACTGGCAATGTCCCTGCCCGCTGCCCGAGCGGTTGGTGCAAGGCCAGCTGCAATGGTTGGCGGTCGAACGCTGGCCGCACGATTTGCCGGCAATCTGCCAGCATATATTGTGTTTGCGTCGGCTTGACGGCAAGCGCCATCAGCAAATTGCCGCTGAATCACAGATCTCGGAACGCCAGGTCGAATACATATTGTACCGAACCGGAAAAATGCTGGCCGCGACCAGTCCGGACACTTTTTGA